A single region of the Streptomyces sp. ITFR-16 genome encodes:
- a CDS encoding rod shape-determining protein MreC, translated as MRAAHGGRFGGATRGLALDLGSSRTRVWIPGQGVVADTGSGPDGAHGTGRPVRRGRIVDRESCGRMLARIAETALGADRGDTVIVLSHPVLAGSGHRAEARELLRALGPGSVVVLDSARAAAAYAGPGDGGPLLVVDIGAELTEATLLVDGRVRDARLAETGLSDLEPGEPPTALVRAALDMVMAMWRQDRHGALLGALRRGPLLAGGGALRPDVTHRIAVRLGVPVRLGDDPATTVVRGAGLVLGSVLRHGSAAPALPGRSG; from the coding sequence ATGCGTGCTGCGCACGGCGGGCGGTTCGGGGGCGCCACCCGGGGGCTCGCGCTCGACCTCGGCAGCTCCCGCACTCGCGTCTGGATCCCCGGCCAGGGCGTCGTCGCGGACACCGGAAGCGGCCCGGACGGTGCGCACGGGACCGGGCGTCCGGTGCGGCGCGGCCGCATCGTCGACAGGGAGTCGTGCGGCCGGATGCTGGCCCGCATCGCGGAGACGGCCCTCGGCGCCGACCGGGGCGACACGGTGATCGTCCTCAGCCACCCCGTGCTCGCCGGGTCCGGACACCGGGCCGAGGCCCGGGAGTTGCTGCGCGCGCTCGGCCCGGGGAGCGTCGTCGTCCTCGACAGCGCCCGGGCCGCCGCCGCGTACGCCGGCCCGGGGGACGGCGGCCCGCTGCTCGTCGTCGACATCGGCGCCGAGCTGACCGAGGCGACCCTGCTCGTCGACGGAAGGGTGCGCGACGCGCGGCTGGCCGAGACCGGGCTCAGTGACCTGGAACCGGGCGAGCCGCCCACCGCCCTCGTCCGCGCCGCGCTGGACATGGTCATGGCCATGTGGCGGCAGGACCGGCACGGCGCGCTGCTCGGGGCCCTGCGCAGGGGGCCGTTGCTCGCCGGCGGCGGTGCGCTGCGCCCGGACGTCACCCACCGGATCGCGGTTCGCCTGGGCGTCCCGGTCCGGCTCGGGGACGACCCCGCCACCACGGTCGTGCGGGGTGCCGGACTGGTCCTCGGCTCCGTG